One region of Chryseobacterium muglaense genomic DNA includes:
- a CDS encoding CusA/CzcA family heavy metal efflux RND transporter, whose protein sequence is MLDKIIKFSIKNKIVIGIMTLLWIIWGVWSATRLPIDAVPDITNNQVQIITVCPTLAGQEVEQLVTFPIEQSIANIPDIEETRSISRFGLSVITVVFKEDVDVYFARQLISEKLKEAGEEIPKGIGTPELAPVSTGLGEVYQYILHPKKGSENKYTSQELRTMQDWIVRRQLNGTPGIAEVNSFGGELKQYEVAIDPNRLKAMGVSVTDIFTSLEKNNQNTGGAYIDKKPNAYFIRGIGVVASLEDIKNIAVKNNTGSVPIFIKDVADVRLGSAVRYGAMTFDGKVDAVGGIVMMLKGTNSNEVVNLVKEKIPTIQKSLPSDVVIEPFLDRTDLVGRAINTVEKNLIEGALIVIFVLVLFLGNLRAGLIVASAIPLALLFALGMMNVFGVSANLMSLGAIDFGLIVDGAVIIVEATLHHLGLRKSTQKLTQAEMDEEVFLSASKIRNSAAFGEIIILIVYIPILTLVGVEGKMFTPMAKTVGFAILGALILSLTYIPMMSALFLSKKPSTKENFSDKMMRRLQNIYQPLLQKALRLKYVLVSATVALFAVSIFIFSRMGGEFIPQLQEGDFAFHCILPQGSSLTQSVETSMQASRIIKQFDEVKMVVGKTGSAEVPTDPMPPEATDMIIILKPQKEWKTKKSYDELADEISEKLENIPGVFFEKNQPIQMRFNELMTGIRQDVAVKIFGENLDSLAIYADKVNNVIQSVDGVTQPQIERVSGLPQINVEYDRTRMANYGLNIEDVNNTLSTAFAGKSAGLVFENERRFDLVVRLDSMHRTNIDDVNNLMIATNSGNQIPLSQVANISYKLGPAQISREEGKRRIVIGFNVKDRDVERVVKDIQTKLDDKVKLPSGYYFTYGGQFENLQAASKRLMIAVPVSLLLIFMLLYFTFKSLKQAALIFTAIPMSAIGGVFALIIRDMPFSISAGIGFIALFGVAVLNGIVLIGTFNQLEKEGETDILKRVFEGTKTRLRPVLMTAAVASLGFLPMAISTGAGAEVQKPLATVVIGGLITATFLTLFVLPMLYIIFSTKFKIKNIKTKPLATVIILGFLMAGQTLTAQNTKTLSVEEATEMALSNNYSIKSKDLDVKVSESLKPTANELPKMEFNAQLGQYNSPKFDQSFSISQTIPFPTLFKARKELIAQEIKGKQINREITVNELAKQVRTYFYQIEYLHYNQNKLLKLDSLYQDFIRIATVRFNAGDIKKIEISTAETQKGEINLLLNQNKIYLNNAYKNLKTLLNTDDDIQISFNKNYEPLKAEYVLDSTAIAKHPTVKAFYQEMEIADKNKNVEKSQGLPEFTLGYTNQSIIGFHTLNGQEKFYNAGNRFSVANIGVAIPLTFGATKARIQSLEYQKQMAESNAKQQQKQLTAQLENALSQYQQDIQQYQYYVDQALPNAEKIVKAGQLGYKTGEISYVEYLFALQTATNIQLKYLESIQQVNQSVITINSLINK, encoded by the coding sequence ATGTTAGATAAAATCATAAAATTTAGCATCAAAAACAAGATTGTCATTGGGATAATGACTTTGTTGTGGATAATTTGGGGAGTTTGGAGCGCAACCAGATTACCGATTGATGCTGTACCCGATATTACCAATAATCAGGTGCAAATAATCACGGTTTGTCCTACGCTTGCAGGTCAGGAAGTAGAACAGCTGGTTACTTTTCCTATTGAACAAAGCATTGCCAATATTCCTGATATTGAGGAAACGAGAAGTATCTCCAGATTCGGATTATCAGTAATAACCGTGGTTTTCAAAGAAGATGTTGATGTGTATTTTGCACGTCAGCTTATCAGTGAAAAACTAAAAGAAGCTGGAGAGGAAATCCCCAAAGGTATAGGAACGCCTGAATTAGCTCCTGTAAGTACGGGGCTAGGAGAGGTTTATCAATATATTCTGCATCCTAAAAAAGGCAGTGAAAACAAATATACTTCTCAAGAATTGCGAACAATGCAGGACTGGATTGTGAGAAGACAGCTGAATGGAACACCGGGAATTGCGGAAGTCAATAGTTTTGGCGGTGAGTTGAAGCAATATGAAGTAGCTATTGACCCTAACCGACTGAAAGCGATGGGCGTAAGTGTAACTGATATTTTCACGTCATTAGAGAAAAATAATCAGAATACAGGAGGCGCTTATATCGATAAAAAACCGAATGCTTATTTCATCCGTGGAATTGGCGTTGTCGCTTCTCTGGAAGATATAAAGAATATTGCTGTAAAAAATAACACAGGAAGTGTTCCGATTTTTATAAAAGATGTTGCCGACGTAAGATTAGGAAGCGCAGTACGTTATGGAGCAATGACGTTCGACGGAAAAGTTGACGCAGTAGGAGGGATTGTAATGATGCTTAAAGGAACTAACAGTAATGAAGTGGTAAATCTCGTAAAAGAAAAAATCCCGACAATTCAAAAATCTTTGCCAAGTGATGTTGTTATCGAACCTTTTCTAGACAGAACAGATTTGGTGGGAAGAGCGATCAATACCGTCGAAAAAAACTTGATAGAAGGCGCATTGATTGTCATTTTTGTTTTGGTACTATTTCTTGGAAACTTAAGAGCAGGATTAATCGTTGCTTCTGCGATTCCATTAGCATTGCTTTTTGCCTTAGGAATGATGAATGTTTTCGGCGTAAGTGCAAACCTGATGAGTCTTGGAGCAATCGACTTTGGGCTGATTGTAGACGGTGCAGTTATCATTGTAGAAGCTACACTTCATCATTTAGGACTTAGAAAATCCACTCAAAAACTAACGCAGGCTGAAATGGATGAGGAAGTTTTTCTTTCCGCTTCAAAAATCAGAAATAGTGCAGCGTTTGGCGAGATTATTATTCTTATTGTTTATATTCCTATCTTAACTTTGGTTGGAGTAGAAGGTAAAATGTTTACACCGATGGCAAAAACGGTAGGCTTTGCAATTTTAGGAGCTTTGATTTTATCCTTGACTTACATCCCAATGATGAGTGCCTTATTTTTATCTAAAAAACCTTCCACAAAAGAAAATTTTTCAGATAAAATGATGCGTAGGCTACAGAATATTTATCAGCCTTTATTACAGAAAGCACTTCGTTTAAAATATGTTTTAGTTTCGGCTACTGTCGCATTATTTGCAGTCAGTATTTTTATATTCAGCAGAATGGGAGGCGAGTTTATCCCACAATTACAGGAAGGCGATTTTGCATTTCACTGTATTTTGCCACAGGGAAGTTCGCTTACCCAAAGTGTAGAAACATCGATGCAGGCATCAAGAATTATTAAACAGTTTGATGAGGTGAAAATGGTGGTAGGAAAAACAGGTTCAGCCGAAGTTCCTACCGACCCAATGCCACCCGAAGCAACGGATATGATTATTATTTTAAAACCACAAAAAGAATGGAAAACAAAAAAATCCTACGATGAATTAGCAGACGAAATCTCTGAAAAACTGGAAAATATCCCAGGCGTTTTCTTTGAGAAAAATCAGCCGATACAGATGCGTTTCAATGAATTGATGACGGGGATTCGTCAGGATGTTGCGGTGAAAATTTTTGGTGAAAACTTGGATTCTCTTGCAATTTATGCAGATAAAGTCAACAATGTAATTCAGTCGGTGGATGGTGTAACTCAACCTCAGATTGAAAGAGTCAGTGGACTTCCACAAATCAACGTAGAATACGATAGAACAAGAATGGCGAACTACGGATTGAATATTGAAGACGTGAATAACACGCTAAGTACGGCATTTGCAGGTAAAAGTGCAGGTTTGGTTTTTGAAAATGAGAGACGTTTTGATTTGGTTGTGCGTTTAGACAGCATGCACAGAACCAATATTGATGATGTAAATAATCTGATGATAGCTACCAATTCAGGAAATCAGATTCCGCTTTCGCAGGTCGCGAATATCAGCTACAAACTCGGTCCTGCACAGATAAGTCGTGAGGAAGGAAAACGTAGAATTGTAATTGGTTTTAATGTGAAAGACCGCGATGTAGAAAGAGTGGTGAAAGATATTCAGACAAAGCTGGATGATAAAGTAAAACTTCCTTCGGGCTATTATTTCACGTATGGCGGACAGTTTGAGAACTTACAGGCAGCAAGTAAACGATTGATGATTGCTGTTCCGGTTTCTCTTTTATTAATTTTTATGCTGCTTTATTTTACATTTAAATCTTTAAAACAAGCCGCCCTGATTTTTACAGCGATTCCGATGAGTGCGATTGGTGGTGTTTTCGCATTGATTATTCGCGATATGCCATTCAGCATCAGTGCAGGAATTGGTTTTATCGCATTGTTTGGTGTTGCAGTTTTAAATGGAATTGTTTTGATTGGAACTTTCAATCAACTGGAAAAAGAAGGTGAAACCGATATTCTGAAACGTGTTTTTGAAGGAACTAAAACAAGGCTCCGTCCGGTTTTGATGACGGCAGCGGTTGCGTCTTTAGGATTTCTTCCGATGGCGATTTCCACAGGAGCAGGAGCTGAAGTTCAGAAACCTTTGGCAACCGTTGTTATTGGCGGATTGATAACGGCAACTTTCCTTACTTTATTCGTTTTGCCAATGCTTTACATTATTTTCAGTACAAAATTTAAAATAAAAAATATTAAAACGAAACCTTTAGCAACGGTGATTATTTTAGGCTTTTTAATGGCTGGACAAACATTGACGGCTCAAAATACAAAAACATTATCGGTAGAAGAGGCAACAGAAATGGCGCTGAGTAATAACTATTCAATAAAATCTAAAGACTTGGATGTTAAAGTTTCTGAAAGCCTGAAACCAACGGCAAATGAACTTCCGAAAATGGAGTTTAATGCACAATTGGGACAATACAACAGCCCGAAATTTGACCAGTCGTTTTCCATTTCGCAAACGATTCCGTTTCCTACATTATTTAAAGCAAGAAAAGAATTGATTGCACAGGAAATAAAAGGAAAACAAATTAATCGTGAAATTACAGTTAATGAGTTGGCAAAACAGGTAAGAACATACTTTTATCAAATTGAATATCTGCATTATAATCAAAACAAACTGTTGAAACTGGATAGTCTTTATCAGGATTTTATCAGGATTGCAACCGTAAGATTTAATGCAGGTGACATCAAGAAAATAGAAATAAGCACAGCGGAAACACAAAAAGGAGAAATTAATTTATTATTAAATCAGAATAAAATTTATCTTAATAATGCTTACAAAAATCTGAAAACCCTTCTGAATACAGATGATGATATTCAGATTTCTTTCAATAAAAATTATGAACCTTTGAAAGCAGAATATGTTCTGGACAGCACAGCTATTGCCAAACATCCAACGGTAAAAGCTTTTTATCAGGAAATGGAAATTGCCGATAAGAATAAAAATGTTGAAAAATCACAAGGTTTACCGGAATTTACTTTAGGTTATACCAATCAGTCGATTATAGGTTTTCATACGTTGAATGGTCAGGAGAAATTTTATAATGCAGGAAACCGTTTTAGCGTTGCAAACATTGGGGTTGCGATTCCGTTGACTTTTGGTGCAACCAAAGCACGAATTCAGTCTTTAGAATATCAAAAACAAATGGCAGAATCGAATGCCAAACAACAGCAAAAACAGTTGACCGCTCAGTTGGAAAACGCCTTAAGCCAATATCAGCAAGATATTCAGCAATATCAATATTACGTTGACCAGGCTTTACCCAATGCCGAAAAAATCGTTAAAGCAGGGCAACTTGGTTATAAAACCGGAGAAATATCTTACGTTGAATATTTATTTGCTTTGCAAACCGCAACCAATATTCAGCTGAAATATCTGGAGTCTATACAACAGGTCAATCAGTCTGTAATCACCATTAATTCTTTAATCAACAAATAA
- a CDS encoding DUF6660 family protein, whose protein sequence is MKLLRFILTIYFIALLVMPCSDVKTDSVKDNRTLVSLNNDESHSHNIDDGCSPFCFCSCCQITVTAFKMEPFLDIPLQVKAYFSKKILFQKNNIAYQVYDHIWQPPKI, encoded by the coding sequence GTGAAACTTTTAAGATTTATATTGACTATTTATTTCATTGCACTGTTAGTTATGCCGTGCAGTGATGTAAAGACTGATTCAGTAAAAGATAATCGTACGTTAGTTTCACTCAATAATGATGAGTCTCATTCTCATAATATAGATGATGGCTGTTCTCCTTTTTGCTTTTGCAGTTGTTGCCAGATTACGGTAACGGCATTTAAAATGGAACCGTTTTTAGATATTCCATTGCAAGTAAAAGCTTATTTTTCAAAGAAAATTCTTTTTCAAAAAAACAATATTGCCTACCAGGTTTACGACCACATCTGGCAACCTCCCAAAATTTAA
- a CDS encoding HlyD family secretion protein: MKDTLDNIELRSESVQDILTNPPHWMFRWGNTIIFIILLLILAMSYIIKYPEFVPAPIVVTSQNPPEKIEARSSSKIEKIFIKDHQKVKKGDVLMVLQSTANYQDVLKLKKLVDSIASDQLLSFPVKEASHFKLGELQGDYNSFAKAFQDESLFARLQPYAPENIATNLSISESRSRIATLKQQKNLEVAKAELSRKSYQRSQELFNQGVIAAVELENEKIKYLQAQQNLENLNISMSQLQESISNFNKTKSGTAINTEKDKITYSSQTLQLFEQLRKSLKQWEQNYLIISSTDGMASFQQFYGENQFVKAGDPILSILPDHTAQIVGRMSVPTANSGKIIPGEKVLIKLDNYRFQEYGIIEGKVQNISLIPDDKGNYYVDVVLPEGLKTSYNKTLKFDKELRGNAEIVTQDLRLIERFFYQIRKLLGYQS; encoded by the coding sequence ATGAAAGACACTTTAGACAACATAGAACTTCGCTCAGAAAGCGTTCAGGATATTCTTACGAATCCGCCACATTGGATGTTCCGATGGGGAAATACAATTATATTTATTATTCTGCTGCTTATTCTTGCAATGAGTTACATCATCAAATATCCGGAATTTGTTCCGGCTCCTATTGTAGTGACTTCACAAAATCCACCGGAGAAAATTGAAGCAAGAAGCAGTTCAAAAATTGAAAAAATATTTATCAAAGATCATCAAAAAGTAAAGAAAGGTGATGTATTAATGGTTTTGCAGTCTACGGCAAATTATCAAGATGTTTTAAAACTGAAAAAACTCGTTGATTCTATCGCTTCAGATCAATTGCTTTCTTTTCCTGTAAAAGAAGCTTCTCATTTTAAACTGGGCGAATTGCAGGGTGATTACAATAGTTTTGCAAAAGCTTTTCAGGATGAGAGTTTATTTGCTCGCTTACAACCTTATGCTCCCGAAAATATTGCCACTAACCTAAGTATATCAGAATCAAGAAGCAGAATTGCTACTTTAAAGCAACAAAAAAATCTTGAAGTGGCAAAAGCTGAACTTTCCCGTAAAAGCTATCAAAGATCACAGGAATTATTTAATCAGGGCGTGATTGCTGCAGTAGAACTTGAAAATGAAAAAATAAAATATCTCCAGGCTCAGCAAAATTTAGAAAACCTAAATATTTCGATGTCTCAATTGCAGGAAAGTATTTCAAATTTTAATAAAACAAAAAGCGGAACAGCAATCAATACCGAAAAAGATAAAATTACCTACTCATCGCAAACCCTTCAGTTATTTGAGCAGTTAAGAAAATCTTTAAAACAGTGGGAACAAAATTATCTTATTATTTCCTCTACTGACGGAATGGCAAGTTTTCAGCAGTTTTATGGTGAAAACCAATTTGTAAAAGCTGGCGACCCTATATTATCTATTTTACCGGATCATACAGCGCAGATAGTTGGAAGAATGTCTGTCCCTACAGCCAATTCAGGAAAGATTATTCCGGGTGAAAAAGTTTTAATCAAATTAGACAATTATCGTTTCCAGGAATATGGAATTATTGAAGGAAAAGTACAGAATATCTCACTGATTCCTGATGATAAAGGCAATTATTATGTAGATGTTGTACTTCCTGAAGGTTTAAAAACTTCTTATAATAAAACTTTAAAATTCGATAAAGAACTGAGAGGGAATGCCGAAATCGTCACTCAGGATTTAAGATTAATCGAAAGATTTTTCTATCAGATTAGAAAATTATTGGGATATCAATCCTAA
- a CDS encoding four helix bundle protein → MKENIIQQKSYEFALKSITLYKKIIAESKEYVLSKQFLRSSTSIGANIEETIGAQSDKDFLSKISIAYKEARETHYWIRLLKDSHYINHDDAMEMLDLCDEILRIIGKIQFTIKNRNS, encoded by the coding sequence ATGAAAGAAAATATAATACAACAGAAAAGCTATGAGTTTGCTCTAAAATCTATTACTCTTTATAAAAAAATAATTGCAGAAAGTAAAGAATATGTTTTGTCTAAACAGTTTTTGAGAAGCAGTACTTCTATTGGTGCTAATATTGAAGAAACAATAGGAGCACAAAGTGATAAAGATTTTCTTTCTAAAATTTCAATTGCATATAAAGAGGCTAGAGAAACACACTATTGGATACGTTTATTGAAAGACAGTCATTATATTAATCATGATGATGCTATGGAAATGTTGGATTTATGTGATGAGATTTTGAGAATTATCGGCAAGATTCAATTCACAATTAAAAACCGTAATTCGTAA
- a CDS encoding peptidase domain-containing ABC transporter → MKKKFPNYIQPDSKDCGPTCLRIVSKHYGKSISLQQIRNLSETTREGSSLLGLSDAAEDLGFRSLGVQVDFNTLAEEVPFPCIVHWNKNHFVVVYDIKTKRSKDNRHETATVYISDPSYGLITYSREEFIKRWIGENANENTEEGIVLILETTPAFFQTEFDDYESKASFAFLSKYLLKYKSLIVQLAVGLLAGSLLSLIMPFLTQSIVDVGIQNQDLNFIYLVLLAQVMLFLGRMGIEVIRSWILLHLSTRINISIISDFFIKLMKLPISFFDTRMTGDIMQRINDHHRIEQLLTNSSLNTLFSLVNLIIFSIVLLLYDYRLFVVYLVGAVLYIAWITFFLKKRKELDYKRFSQVSQEQSKVIELINGMQEIKMHNAEKQKRWDWEFLQVKLFKLKIKSLSLEQWQSVGGNFINQMKDILVSFLSAKLVLDGNLTLGMMLSVQYIIGQLNSPLLQLIDFIKQTQDAKISLERLREIHDKEDEESKDDQYATEIPEKDIEITNVSFRYIGSDAFVFENLSLNIPYQKTTAIVGASGSGKTTLLKLLMKFYEPNEGEIKIGNTQMKNISPRFWRDQCGVVMQEGYVFNDTIANNIAVGEDYVDKSKLRKAVEIANIKEFIEDLPLSYNTKIGNEGLGVSGGQKQRLFIARAVYKSPEYIFFDEATSALDANNEKVIMENLEQFFKGKTAIVIAHRLSTVKHADNIIVLDKGKVVEEGNHAELVALKGEYYRLVKNQLELGS, encoded by the coding sequence TTGAAAAAAAAATTCCCAAATTACATACAGCCCGATTCCAAAGATTGTGGCCCTACTTGTCTCAGAATTGTCAGCAAGCATTACGGAAAAAGTATTTCCCTGCAACAGATTCGTAACCTTTCAGAAACTACCCGTGAAGGAAGCAGCTTGCTTGGTTTAAGCGATGCTGCCGAAGATTTGGGTTTCCGTTCTTTAGGGGTTCAGGTCGATTTCAATACTTTGGCTGAAGAAGTTCCCTTTCCATGCATTGTGCATTGGAACAAAAATCACTTTGTGGTTGTTTACGATATTAAGACTAAAAGATCAAAAGATAATAGACACGAGACAGCAACAGTTTATATTTCAGATCCCAGTTACGGACTGATTACTTATTCCAGAGAAGAATTTATCAAACGGTGGATTGGCGAAAATGCCAACGAAAATACAGAGGAAGGAATTGTTTTAATTCTGGAAACGACACCTGCATTTTTCCAAACCGAATTTGACGATTATGAAAGCAAAGCTAGCTTTGCTTTTCTGTCTAAATATCTACTAAAATATAAATCGTTAATTGTTCAGTTAGCGGTGGGCTTATTGGCAGGAAGTTTACTTTCACTTATCATGCCTTTTCTTACCCAAAGTATTGTGGATGTGGGGATTCAGAATCAGGATCTGAATTTCATCTACTTGGTCCTTCTCGCTCAAGTAATGCTTTTTCTGGGTAGAATGGGTATTGAGGTCATCCGAAGCTGGATTTTACTTCATCTTTCCACAAGAATCAATATTTCAATCATCTCTGATTTCTTTATTAAATTGATGAAACTTCCCATAAGTTTCTTTGATACAAGAATGACCGGAGATATTATGCAGAGAATTAATGACCATCACAGAATCGAACAACTTCTGACCAATTCTTCTCTGAATACATTGTTCTCATTAGTCAACCTCATTATTTTCAGTATCGTTTTACTGCTTTATGATTACAGATTGTTCGTTGTTTATTTGGTGGGAGCAGTTTTATATATCGCATGGATTACTTTTTTTCTCAAAAAAAGGAAAGAACTCGATTATAAAAGATTTTCGCAGGTTTCTCAGGAGCAAAGTAAAGTTATTGAACTAATCAACGGAATGCAGGAAATTAAAATGCATAATGCCGAAAAGCAAAAACGTTGGGATTGGGAATTTTTGCAAGTAAAACTTTTTAAGCTAAAAATAAAATCTTTGTCATTAGAACAGTGGCAATCTGTCGGTGGAAATTTCATCAATCAAATGAAAGATATTCTGGTGAGTTTTCTGTCTGCTAAATTGGTTTTAGACGGGAATCTTACTTTAGGGATGATGCTTTCTGTGCAATATATTATCGGACAATTAAACAGCCCATTACTACAATTGATTGATTTTATCAAGCAAACCCAGGATGCTAAAATATCATTGGAAAGATTACGTGAAATTCATGATAAAGAAGATGAGGAAAGCAAAGACGATCAATATGCTACAGAAATTCCTGAGAAAGATATAGAAATCACTAATGTTTCTTTCAGGTATATTGGTTCTGACGCTTTTGTTTTTGAAAATTTAAGTTTAAATATTCCTTACCAAAAAACGACGGCAATTGTTGGAGCCAGCGGAAGCGGTAAAACGACATTGTTGAAATTATTAATGAAGTTTTACGAACCTAACGAAGGTGAAATCAAAATAGGAAATACCCAAATGAAAAATATCTCACCAAGATTTTGGAGAGATCAATGTGGTGTTGTTATGCAGGAAGGATACGTCTTTAATGATACGATTGCCAATAATATTGCAGTAGGTGAAGATTATGTAGACAAATCGAAATTGAGAAAAGCAGTAGAAATTGCCAATATTAAAGAGTTTATTGAAGATTTACCTTTGAGTTATAATACGAAAATCGGAAATGAAGGACTCGGCGTGAGTGGCGGACAAAAGCAAAGATTGTTTATTGCAAGAGCTGTTTACAAATCCCCGGAATATATCTTTTTTGATGAAGCAACGAGTGCTTTAGATGCAAATAATGAGAAAGTAATTATGGAAAATCTGGAACAGTTTTTCAAAGGGAAAACCGCCATTGTAATTGCTCACAGATTATCAACCGTAAAACATGCCGACAATATTATTGTTTTAGATAAAGGTAAAGTGGTGGAAGAAGGAAATCATGCAGAATTGGTAGCTTTAAAAGGAGAATATTACAGACTCGTTAAAAATCAACTTGAATTAGGAAGTTAA
- a CDS encoding bacteriocin-like protein encodes MKNLKKLSRENLKNLKGGGGPYKPCDDMSDLSNCYSSFDDCMYSNNACEVRKSCSQTLYCG; translated from the coding sequence ATGAAAAATTTAAAAAAGTTATCAAGAGAAAATCTTAAAAATTTAAAAGGAGGAGGAGGTCCGTACAAACCATGTGATGATATGAGTGATCTAAGTAACTGCTATTCTTCTTTTGATGATTGTATGTATTCAAATAATGCCTGTGAAGTTAGAAAATCTTGTAGCCAAACATTATATTGCGGGTAG
- a CDS encoding bacteriocin-like protein: MKNLKKLSRENLKTVQGGITLECAQGQAASVMCYKTNDECINDPNSGGLCIRYCNRSCY, from the coding sequence ATGAAAAACTTAAAAAAACTTTCAAGAGAAAATCTTAAAACTGTACAGGGAGGTATCACTCTTGAGTGTGCACAAGGACAAGCGGCATCTGTAATGTGCTATAAAACAAATGATGAATGCATTAACGATCCTAACTCTGGTGGTCTTTGCATTCGTTATTGTAATAGATCTTGCTACTAA
- a CDS encoding bacteriocin-like protein, which translates to MKNLKKISRNQMKNIHGSGGIIVKQCVNICCPPPGQIKCPKLICPAVVCPQYV; encoded by the coding sequence ATGAAAAATTTAAAAAAAATTTCAAGAAATCAGATGAAAAATATTCACGGAAGCGGTGGAATAATCGTAAAACAATGCGTAAACATCTGTTGTCCGCCTCCTGGACAAATCAAATGTCCAAAATTGATTTGCCCGGCTGTAGTTTGTCCGCAATATGTATAG
- a CDS encoding bacteriocin-like protein: protein MYAIRWLRGWKSTLINHQINQIFIMKNLKKVSRSQMKDISGGASTCSQACCPPPGIKRCPNIYCFAPCPVES, encoded by the coding sequence ATGTATGCCATACGATGGCTGCGGGGGTGGAAATCAACCTTAATCAATCATCAAATCAACCAAATTTTTATTATGAAAAATTTAAAAAAAGTCTCAAGAAGTCAGATGAAAGACATTAGCGGTGGAGCTTCAACTTGTTCTCAAGCATGTTGTCCTCCTCCAGGAATAAAAAGATGTCCCAATATTTATTGTTTTGCACCATGTCCTGTAGAATCTTAA
- a CDS encoding bacteriocin-like protein, giving the protein MKNFKKINRQEMKTIQGGLVCTGGQLCLINGKLKCMPYDGCGGGNQP; this is encoded by the coding sequence ATGAAAAATTTTAAAAAAATCAACCGCCAGGAAATGAAAACTATTCAGGGAGGTCTTGTCTGCACAGGCGGCCAACTTTGCCTGATTAATGGAAAATTGAAATGTATGCCATACGATGGCTGCGGGGGTGGAAATCAACCTTAA